A DNA window from Candidatus Rokuibacteriota bacterium contains the following coding sequences:
- a CDS encoding methyltransferase domain-containing protein, whose translation MIVTDKRLLDILCCPSDRGELSLVAAEPSEPSLRCGQCGRSYPVHNGIPRFVSDDQYTANFSHEWRLHRTTQLDSASSALSERTFAEKTGWTPDDVRGRLVLDVGCGMGRFADVVLRWGGRVVGIELSYAVDSARANLAHHDGFTAIQASVFELPFRPECFDLIYSIGVLNHTPDPRKAFHCLPPLLRAGGEIAVSVYSLHAYPPDGIEERRDRVLRSVTTRMPARLLYALCRAACLVRIPFGSLWHMLLPGFVFHGLPKTHSYDSYDWRVLDTFNWYSPPYQFKHSYPEVFHWFREAGLVDIDLRDVEVAVRGRKRAVGTPQLSEPATCTESLV comes from the coding sequence ATGATCGTAACCGATAAGAGGCTGCTCGACATCCTGTGCTGTCCTTCCGATCGCGGAGAGCTGTCCCTCGTTGCCGCGGAGCCCTCTGAACCGTCCCTTCGCTGCGGCCAGTGTGGACGAAGCTACCCTGTTCACAACGGAATCCCGCGCTTCGTCTCGGATGACCAGTACACAGCCAATTTCAGCCACGAGTGGAGGCTTCACCGAACCACCCAGCTGGACAGCGCGAGCAGCGCTCTCTCGGAACGCACGTTCGCCGAGAAGACGGGCTGGACGCCGGATGACGTCCGCGGGCGGCTCGTGCTTGACGTCGGCTGTGGCATGGGTCGTTTCGCCGACGTCGTGCTTCGCTGGGGCGGTCGCGTCGTCGGCATTGAGCTGAGCTACGCCGTGGACTCGGCCCGGGCGAATCTTGCCCACCACGATGGCTTCACAGCCATCCAGGCGAGCGTCTTCGAGCTACCGTTTCGGCCAGAGTGTTTCGACCTGATCTACAGCATCGGGGTCCTCAATCACACTCCGGATCCCAGGAAGGCCTTTCATTGCCTGCCGCCACTTTTGCGTGCTGGCGGTGAGATCGCCGTCTCTGTGTACTCTCTGCATGCCTACCCTCCCGACGGGATCGAGGAACGGCGCGATCGCGTCCTCCGGAGCGTCACGACGCGGATGCCGGCGCGTCTTCTCTACGCGCTCTGCCGCGCGGCATGCCTCGTCCGAATCCCGTTCGGGTCCCTGTGGCACATGCTCCTCCCCGGCTTTGTCTTCCATGGGCTCCCCAAGACGCACAGCTACGATAGCTACGATTGGCGTGTCCTCGACACCTTTAACTGGTACTCACCGCCGTACCAGTTCAAGCATTCCTATCCGGAGGTGTTCCATTGGTTCCGGGAGGCCGGACTCGTGGACATTGACCTGCGTGACGTTGAGGTGGCGGTCCGCGGCAGGAAGCGCGCGGTCGGAACCCCGCAGCTCAGCGAGCCGGCCACATGTACCGAATCGCTGGTATAG
- a CDS encoding sulfotransferase, which translates to MPTCLYIASPSFSGSTLLAMLLGGHPCVATVGEMKGGQEELLTYACSCGDLFTKCSFWAHLIAALKERGFVYDLSDRHTMPAFRMPESPIADRFMRRAYGSPAFEFLRSLVLHCWPGSMRRLEYLRRYNQTFIELVLQFNSASVFLDSSKDPIRIKYLADIPSLQLQVVHLVRDGRGVVNSARKNLGMPAHEASVEWRETHLEIERVTKRFCDGRVLRLRYEDLCTDPDGVLTSIFAFIGVVGTIKASQAIERKMHVLGNRLRLKGVLPIRLDESWRHEMSGSDLAAFASLAGSLNNKYGYGVPRGEA; encoded by the coding sequence ATGCCCACCTGTCTGTACATCGCCTCTCCCAGTTTCTCGGGCTCTACGCTGCTGGCCATGCTGCTGGGCGGACACCCCTGCGTCGCCACCGTCGGCGAGATGAAGGGCGGGCAGGAGGAGCTTCTGACCTACGCGTGTTCCTGTGGAGACTTGTTCACCAAATGCAGCTTCTGGGCGCACCTGATTGCCGCGCTCAAGGAGCGCGGCTTCGTTTATGATCTGTCGGACCGCCACACGATGCCCGCATTCCGCATGCCAGAATCGCCGATCGCCGACCGGTTCATGCGACGGGCGTACGGCAGTCCAGCGTTTGAGTTCCTGAGGAGCCTCGTCCTCCACTGCTGGCCCGGCTCCATGCGGCGCCTCGAGTATCTGCGACGGTACAACCAGACCTTCATCGAGCTTGTCCTTCAGTTCAACAGCGCCTCCGTCTTCCTGGATTCCTCAAAGGACCCGATCCGAATCAAGTACCTGGCCGACATTCCCTCCTTGCAGCTCCAAGTGGTGCATCTAGTCCGGGATGGCCGCGGCGTCGTCAACTCGGCCAGGAAGAACCTCGGGATGCCAGCTCACGAGGCGTCCGTCGAGTGGCGCGAGACGCACCTCGAGATCGAACGGGTCACCAAGCGGTTTTGCGACGGGCGCGTTCTGCGTCTCAGATACGAGGATCTCTGCACGGATCCGGACGGCGTGCTCACCAGCATCTTCGCATTCATCGGAGTCGTGGGAACTATCAAAGCCTCTCAGGCCATCGAGCGCAAGATGCATGTGCTCGGGAATCGCCTGCGGCTGAAAGGGGTGCTCCCCATCCGTCTCGACGAGTCCTGGAGGCATGAGATGTCCGGCAGTGATTTGGCTGCATTCGCCTCCCTCGCGGGGAGCTTGAACAATAAATATGGATACGGAGTGCCCCGTGGCGAGGCGTAA
- a CDS encoding lipopolysaccharide biosynthesis protein, whose product MARRNSDTPETAVASGEQARVDVLPAAPLDSIEVASGLLRSTIWNWAGEFVMVVSGFVLPRLINQRMSQEELGIWDFGWSIRSYVALAFGPLGTGANHYFARYASSEQWPEISRTLGAMLALVMYASLGAGLFTLGLAYFTPRLVNTASILLIGDARSLVLSMGLTSCISILAVVFGGIIAGRERFDVLNLIDGFSDVLLVVAVLASVLSGAGLKVMGFCVLARELLNGLAKYWCAGKIAPQVSIRPRWVDRSMFREIFGYSAKTMMHICADLLQITPLVVVTVIGPAALALYSRPRALIQVTTRFLMAFTRVLVPVASAFHGKQDRQELGELLVRSTRYVMFLALPPVLVMLILGQALLRVWMGDRSYADNHVLLILVLGYLPLFAQQATSFILFGLASHGLTGAASLSGSLLGAGLSILFVGMLGWGIDGAALAAAIPIFVVNLCVLPYAGCRAVHIPLLRYVRDSIVSPLFSVIPFAAVLLTVRLSFPGKPTAQLLVGLFAGSLVLAPVYWHTLVPVDLKQRISRRFLL is encoded by the coding sequence GTGGCGAGGCGTAACTCCGACACGCCGGAAACCGCCGTCGCTTCGGGTGAGCAGGCCCGGGTGGATGTGTTGCCGGCCGCCCCTCTCGATTCCATTGAGGTGGCATCGGGACTTCTCCGCAGCACTATTTGGAACTGGGCGGGCGAGTTCGTCATGGTGGTGAGCGGTTTCGTTCTGCCGCGACTCATCAACCAACGGATGAGTCAGGAAGAACTTGGCATTTGGGACTTCGGGTGGTCCATTCGATCGTATGTTGCACTCGCCTTCGGGCCGCTGGGAACCGGCGCCAACCATTACTTCGCGCGCTACGCATCGAGTGAGCAGTGGCCAGAGATCAGCCGCACGCTTGGCGCGATGCTCGCACTGGTCATGTACGCATCACTAGGTGCGGGCCTGTTCACCCTCGGACTTGCTTACTTCACGCCCCGGTTGGTCAACACGGCCTCAATACTCCTCATTGGCGACGCACGGAGCCTGGTCCTCTCCATGGGGCTTACTTCCTGCATCAGCATTCTAGCTGTCGTCTTCGGCGGCATCATCGCGGGGCGCGAGCGGTTCGACGTTCTGAATCTCATCGACGGCTTCAGCGACGTTCTTTTGGTCGTGGCTGTTCTCGCGTCCGTGCTCTCAGGCGCCGGACTCAAGGTGATGGGCTTCTGCGTGTTGGCGCGTGAGTTGCTGAACGGCCTCGCCAAATACTGGTGCGCCGGGAAGATTGCTCCGCAGGTGAGTATCCGTCCACGTTGGGTCGATCGATCGATGTTCCGCGAGATCTTCGGATACAGTGCCAAGACGATGATGCATATTTGCGCGGATCTGCTGCAGATCACTCCCTTGGTTGTCGTCACAGTCATCGGGCCCGCCGCTCTGGCACTTTACTCGAGACCGCGCGCACTGATCCAGGTTACCACTCGCTTCCTTATGGCGTTCACGCGTGTTCTTGTACCCGTCGCTAGCGCCTTCCACGGTAAGCAGGACCGCCAGGAATTGGGCGAACTGCTCGTCCGCTCTACCCGATACGTGATGTTCCTGGCTCTGCCGCCGGTGCTGGTGATGCTGATCCTGGGGCAGGCACTACTGCGCGTCTGGATGGGGGACCGGTCCTACGCAGACAACCACGTCCTCCTCATCCTAGTCCTCGGATACCTCCCGTTGTTCGCGCAGCAGGCTACGTCCTTCATCCTGTTCGGATTGGCTTCCCACGGGTTGACCGGCGCTGCGTCCCTGAGCGGCTCCCTTCTAGGTGCCGGCCTCAGCATTCTCTTCGTCGGAATGCTCGGCTGGGGAATCGACGGAGCGGCGCTGGCCGCGGCCATCCCCATCTTCGTTGTCAACCTCTGCGTACTTCCGTATGCCGGATGTCGGGCGGTCCACATTCCTCTTCTCCGCTACGTGCGCGACTCGATCGTCTCCCCCTTGTTCTCGGTGATACCGTTCGCGGCGGTGCTCCTTACAGTTCGATTGTCCTTCCCGGGCAAACCCACAGCCCAACTCCTGGTCGGCTTGTTTGCTGGCTCATTAGTCTTGGCCCCCGTCTATTGGCACACGCTCGTGCCGGTCGACTTGAAGCAGCGAATTTCGAGACGGTTTCTCCTGTGA
- a CDS encoding glycosyltransferase family 4 protein codes for MSGRASICFVAPNAYSALSGRGDVAHIGGAERQQVLLAKELVQRGYRVSFVVLDHGQPDAEDIHGIHVFKCYRVDVGMRGLRFFHPRLTGLWNAMKRADSDVYYQRGAESETGLAGHWCRRHTRGFIFSFANEMTCTLLSPFPATGPKERWLFRHGLRQADAVVAQTSRQQRILCETFGLSSTVIRSCCEWSPEVTRIAQSASYDPAPGPVLWVGRLSEVKRPDWVIRLAADLPECRFDLVGQSNVASQYGRTLAGQIQSLANIRWHGYVPHHLMKALYRECRLLLCTSESEGFPNVFLEAWAWGKPVLTSVDPDDVVAKFQLGYVETDYVALKRRLMASLSESAMWRAAGRRGQDYIREHHSTSAVVNALEGVVQRCHESVRARRAAATIASGP; via the coding sequence GTGTCCGGCCGCGCCTCGATATGTTTTGTCGCCCCGAACGCCTACTCCGCGCTCTCCGGGCGAGGCGATGTAGCCCACATCGGCGGAGCCGAGCGACAGCAGGTCCTCCTCGCCAAGGAATTGGTCCAGCGAGGATACCGCGTCAGCTTTGTCGTCCTCGATCACGGCCAGCCCGACGCTGAGGACATCCATGGAATCCACGTCTTCAAGTGTTACAGAGTCGATGTCGGTATGCGCGGGTTGCGTTTCTTTCATCCTCGTCTCACCGGCTTGTGGAATGCCATGAAGCGTGCCGATTCCGACGTCTACTATCAGCGCGGAGCCGAGTCTGAAACTGGGCTGGCCGGTCACTGGTGCCGGCGGCATACGCGCGGTTTCATTTTTTCGTTCGCCAACGAGATGACATGCACCCTGCTGTCGCCATTTCCCGCCACTGGCCCCAAGGAGCGCTGGCTGTTTCGCCATGGCCTCCGCCAAGCAGATGCCGTCGTCGCGCAGACATCTCGCCAACAGCGCATTCTATGTGAGACATTCGGCCTGTCGAGCACCGTGATACGAAGCTGCTGCGAATGGTCGCCAGAGGTAACACGAATTGCGCAATCCGCGTCCTACGATCCGGCGCCCGGTCCCGTCCTCTGGGTCGGTCGGTTGAGCGAAGTGAAGCGACCGGATTGGGTGATCCGGCTCGCCGCGGACCTCCCGGAGTGTCGCTTCGACCTCGTTGGGCAATCCAACGTCGCCTCTCAATATGGACGGACACTCGCCGGTCAGATCCAGTCACTGGCCAACATCCGCTGGCATGGCTACGTCCCGCATCATCTGATGAAAGCACTCTATCGCGAGTGCCGATTGCTCCTCTGTACCTCGGAATCGGAAGGTTTCCCGAACGTCTTCCTTGAAGCCTGGGCATGGGGCAAACCAGTGCTCACGTCTGTAGACCCTGACGACGTGGTCGCCAAATTCCAGCTCGGTTACGTCGAAACCGACTATGTAGCGCTGAAACGACGTCTAATGGCGTCGCTATCAGAGTCCGCGATGTGGCGGGCAGCGGGCCGTCGGGGTCAGGACTACATCCGTGAACACCATAGCACTTCTGCCGTGGTGAACGCCTTGGAGGGCGTGGTTCAGCGGTGTCATGAGTCGGTTCGTGCCCGCCGAGCGGCAGCGACGATCGCCTCTGGACCGTGA